AGAGGCGGCGCGGCGCACGCTGCGCGATCTCTCCTTACAAAACGTAGGTGATGTGGCTGTGCTGGTGGTAGACAACGCCAGCGGGGAAGTGCTGGCCTACGTAGGCAATGCCGCGATCCATGACAAAACGCGTTTCGTGGATGGCATTCGTGCGGCGCGCCAAGCGGGTTCCACCCTCAAGCCTTTCCTATATCAGTTAGCTTTGGAGAAACAGATCCTCACCGCAGCCTCGTTGCTTGAGGATGCACCGGTGAATTTGGTCACTCCCGCCGGTCTATATGTGCGGCAAAACTACGAGAAGGATTTCCACGGTTTGGTGAGCGTGCGCACGGCCTTGTCCAGTTCCTTGAATGTGCCCGCGGTGCGCAGCCTTGCCATGCTAGGCCCGGATGTTTTCGTGGACCGCTTGCGTGCCCTCGGTTTCGATCACATCGATCGCGACGGGGACTTCTACGGTTATTCCTTGGCACTGGGCTCGGCGCAGGTAACGCTTTGGGAATTAGTGAATGCCTATCGCACGCTTGCCAATGGCGGACGGCGCTCGCCATTGTCCTTGACGATGGAGGCCAAACCGAAGGGCGAAAAAGTCCTGGAACGTGCGCCGGCCTGGATCGTTTCCGATATCCTCGCCGACCCCTTGGCGCGTAGCGTGGGTTTCGGTCTGGATACGCCCCTTAATCCGCGCTATTGGTCGGCGGTCAAGACGGGCACAAGCAAGGATATGCGCGACAACTGGTGCGTGGGATTCAGCACGCGTTACACCGTGGGGGTATGGGCTGGAAACTTCGAAGGCACTTCCATGTGGGACGTTTCCGGAGTCACGGGCGCCGCGCCGTTGTGGCAGGCGGTCATGAACTATCTGCATCGCGGCATCCCCAACGGAAGGCCGGCACCGCCGCTTGGCATCGAGCAAATCCAGATCACTTTCGATGGCGATGCCGAGCCTTCGCGCGCCGAGTGGTTTCTGGCGGGGACCGGAGAGGTTCATATTGCGGCCAAGCCAGAAGGCGCCCAACGCACCCGCATTGTGTATCCTGCGCCGGGGCAGATCATCGCTCTGGATCCCGACATACCAGGTGCGCAACAACGCGTGCTGTTTCAGGCCAGCGCACAAGTGGCGGGAAGTGCCTGGCGTTTGAACGACCAATTCCTTGGCGACGGCAGTGGCATCCTTGCGTGGGAACCGCAAGCTGGAAGCCATGTCTTGAGCTTGCATCAAGCCAACGGAACCGAATTGGACCGGGTGGAGTTCCAAGTGCGCGGCATACGATCGGAGAACAAGGGTAAGGAATGAAACATAGACCGATATTGTGGAGGGCGCTTGGCGCGATGCTGGTGACCGGCATTTCGGGCGTTCCGGCCCTTGCGAATGAGGAAGAGCTTCCACCGGTGGTGGTGCGAAAACAAAGCGGGTTCTCCTATATCTCGGGCGGGCTGGGGGAATTGGGGCGCAAAGCCATGGCCAAGGTGGCGAATAAATATCCCATGCAACTCATCT
This sequence is a window from Betaproteobacteria bacterium. Protein-coding genes within it:
- the pbpC gene encoding penicillin-binding protein 1C, with the protein product MRIACIFLWLIASSASALTFEEVKRLHISTEALLYDRNGEVIHQLRVDMKGRRMPWVALTDLSPKVVEIIVRAEDKRFFEHVGVDWLALGDAAWDAVRGKPRGASTLSMQVAAMLNADLRLRGGRRTLGQKWDQIQAARELEKTWSKRQILEAYLNLSTFRGEVQGVAAASHAIFRKQPSGLNEAETLLLASLLRGPNAQPGVVAKRACMLGRASDAKYECARLNVLALDTLGVPPNIVPAVALAPHVARQLLSPAAREVQSSLDGNLQAFATEAARRTLRDLSLQNVGDVAVLVVDNASGEVLAYVGNAAIHDKTRFVDGIRAARQAGSTLKPFLYQLALEKQILTAASLLEDAPVNLVTPAGLYVRQNYEKDFHGLVSVRTALSSSLNVPAVRSLAMLGPDVFVDRLRALGFDHIDRDGDFYGYSLALGSAQVTLWELVNAYRTLANGGRRSPLSLTMEAKPKGEKVLERAPAWIVSDILADPLARSVGFGLDTPLNPRYWSAVKTGTSKDMRDNWCVGFSTRYTVGVWAGNFEGTSMWDVSGVTGAAPLWQAVMNYLHRGIPNGRPAPPLGIEQIQITFDGDAEPSRAEWFLAGTGEVHIAAKPEGAQRTRIVYPAPGQIIALDPDIPGAQQRVLFQASAQVAGSAWRLNDQFLGDGSGILAWEPQAGSHVLSLHQANGTELDRVEFQVRGIRSENKGKE